Proteins co-encoded in one Arthrobacter alpinus genomic window:
- a CDS encoding DUF58 domain-containing protein has product MYIFAHRRARGVLDGEYASIFRGRSLDFDDLREYVPGDEIRDIDWKATARVGTPLIKRYVATRRQQVLFVADTGRNMAATSRGGDIKKNIAVMVMGVMGLLATRHGDSVALVHGHGATTSSLPAKGTESHVENVLRNMDAASLERGSSDLCARLEYAASHIKTRTLMVVIADEIASDERLAKILRRLKAQHEILWVEIADAVLAGPDAVHNADGVGTDVQGMEQVLLLLASEPELARHYAQATAERAYGLAELLKSNGIAQARIGATEDVMKQVFALLERHRRAR; this is encoded by the coding sequence ATGTATATCTTTGCCCACCGCCGGGCCCGCGGCGTGCTCGACGGCGAATACGCCTCCATTTTCCGTGGCCGCAGTCTGGATTTCGATGACCTGCGCGAGTACGTGCCCGGCGATGAGATTCGTGACATCGATTGGAAAGCCACAGCCCGTGTGGGGACGCCGCTGATCAAGCGTTACGTGGCCACCCGCAGGCAGCAGGTTCTCTTCGTGGCAGATACCGGCCGAAATATGGCTGCTACATCCCGCGGCGGTGATATCAAAAAGAACATTGCCGTCATGGTCATGGGTGTCATGGGTCTGCTGGCTACCAGGCACGGTGACTCCGTGGCGCTGGTTCATGGCCACGGCGCGACCACCTCATCCCTGCCGGCCAAAGGTACTGAAAGTCATGTGGAGAACGTGTTGCGGAACATGGATGCCGCCTCGCTGGAGCGCGGGTCCAGCGACCTGTGCGCACGGCTGGAATACGCCGCCTCCCACATCAAGACCCGCACCCTCATGGTGGTCATCGCTGATGAGATCGCCTCTGATGAGCGCCTAGCCAAGATCCTGCGGCGTCTAAAAGCTCAGCATGAAATCCTCTGGGTGGAAATTGCCGACGCCGTTCTGGCTGGCCCTGATGCGGTCCATAACGCGGACGGCGTGGGCACAGATGTGCAGGGGATGGAGCAGGTGCTGTTGCTTCTGGCCAGCGAACCGGAACTTGCCCGCCACTATGCGCAAGCAACGGCGGAACGCGCCTACGGCCTGGCCGAACTGCTCAAGTCCAATGGCATTGCGCAGGCCCGCATTGGCGCAACGGAGGACGTTATGAAGCAGGTCTTTGCGCTGCTGGAAAGGCACCGTCGTGCACGCTGA